tgtctcctcctttctccttcttATCATCAGGCTTCCCTGTAGGAACCAACAAATCCTTTTCTTTTGATGATGGTGCCAGAAACTCCAAAATGAGTTTTCTTGTGTATCTTCACTATTTGGGATATCTCACAttgttgatattttttcattaaccatatgattttttgttttgatattttctatTTTGGATATAGAAGTATATACAAATTCCTATGTTTaagattgagttttttttattgtactgCCTATAGTGCAGAGAATATCTTACCTTCTCCCCCTTCCTCATTCTCCTTGGGCTGTTGGttattctcttcttcttcctcctccatcatcatcatcatctagacaaaaaaaaggtgtttcgcacaaatgaacaaaaacttCACAGTAAATATTTGCAAAAATTATATTTGCTTTAATAGTATAATATCTGGATTCCTACTAATTTCCTGTACCGGCATTCAGCaaatttaatgaatgaataaacgtTTTGTCTGAGGATTTGAGTTTTTGAAGATTTAATAAACGTGTACTACACACTTACATTTTTCTTGTCATTTTCATTCTTCTTGCGCTCCTTATTTGCCATAATGACACCGACCCGCAGGGTGTCAAAGACGGGGTCGTTCCGGTTCGGATTGTCTGGTTTCGGAGTAGTTGACCAGAtagaaaaattacatttttttaattaaagtacCGCCAACTAGGTTATACGCTTTCACAAACAGGCTGCACTCTTCCACAGACAATACATAAGGAAGCTCGGATAGTAATGACACACAGTGTTCTTCAGTGGACTCACTTGGGTCTGGTATGTCACTGGTGTACAGCGGGGAGCTGTAGGCCCTTCTGAAGCCAGGTGGCTGCAAGAAACAGccaggaggggtgggggggggggcatgtgtaAGCTCGTGGGAATCTGTACACATTTTATTGTTCTTCATAGAGAATAGACAGGACTCACAATTTTGCCAAAGCACTTCTGGAATTCAACATAGGACTGACATGAGTGGTGAATGTTGGTCTTGCAGTTTTTACACCGCAGAGCAAACTTGTTGTTcactgaaaaagaaacattggaagaccaattgcaaaaaaaagaatattaaacATTACATGcggagaaaaacaaaccagtTGTATAAGACAGCATAATGTCACGTTGTtggcgtttgtgtgttttctcggCATGATTTCCAACACATACAGACTATCATGCGAGCGCAGACATCACAGAACTTGGGTTTTTTGCAATAGTGGTCCTTGAACTTGTGGGGTTTGTCGTTGATTCGGActataggaggaggaggttctggttccttctcctccacctcgacCTCCTCGTCATATATGAAATAGACCTGGACACATGAagagttattttaaaaaagacataTAAGGGCAAGtgtcaaaaatgtattaaatatctTGGAGTTTTCTGGCTCATGTCGCTCACTTCACCATTTCATGTCCTTCATCATACTGCATATCTTCCATTATATACCGTTGTTATTCGCTAATGTACTTAAGAACCAAATGACCAGTCCAGAAGTGTTTGGTTGGAACAATTTGGCCAATCACCGACAAAGCCTGAGGTCACACTGAGGGAAGACTCTCATTGAACTGTCCCCCCTATAAAATAAACCCTCAATTGGCTTTGACTGTAGCTGCAGTAAAGTATCCTGAAGACGTGCACGTACACACAGCCATTAATTTCATGTGATGTTTGACaagattttcattttgttgtttagCTTCGTCCTTTACTTTAAAGTGTTTCCTAACCATGTGACCTTCACAGATCAGGCAAGGCTCTTATTTTTACAGTTGACGCTGCACTGCGTTCCTTTCTCAGCTGGTGGCTATTTTAAACCAGAGGCTCAATGGCGGCGCTAACAGTTGGGGGTTGACGTGGTCCTGTCACTCACagtgtctccttcctctctcactACGTTTTCAGGAGCTGGAGGGTTGTCATGGATATCAACAGAGTTTTTGTCATCCTccctgacacacagacacaaagaaaagaaacacaaagccaTGAGTTAGATCAAATTGTGCACCTACATATCATTACCTCCCTGTGAAAAGATTccctctcttttgtttttaaacacgTAAGGCTTGAATAATACTTTTAAAGTTGGGGTTGGAATATCTCCACAGGACAACCTTAGGGAGTAACCTGATGAACTGGTATGCATCTCAGGCTTTGTGTCCATATCAAATTGCCATTCCGCCTCAAAATAGTTGAGTTTATTCTGGGACACTCCTGTGACACGTTTTCTCAAATGAACATGTTTCCACTTTATCCCTCTTGTATTTGAACATACTGTGGAAAGACTACGCTGGACAAGAAGCTTTTGGGATTTTTACTCTTGACTGTTGTAACATTTAGCTCACTAGAATTTGAATGGAAACCTGCAGAGATGGTGAAGAAATGAAAGGCGGAAAAGTAGGGCAAGCATTACATTTTGTGTAGGAGAGGTAAATGAACTGTGTGCAGGAAATATACTCACTGGTCCATGTTGTTGGATGGTTAAAGTCACCACTTCCCCACCTGCAAAGAGGTTTTGGAAAACATGATTAGCCtttatttaattcaataaaATCAGTTGAGGTCAAATATTTTCAACATGATGGTATGGTCAAGTCAGAAGAGGTTGAATTGACACAAATAGTGTAtaatcaaacaaacagaacGGCATCAAGGCATGACCAAATTGTTC
This sequence is a window from Pungitius pungitius chromosome 1, fPunPun2.1, whole genome shotgun sequence. Protein-coding genes within it:
- the stac3 gene encoding SH3 and cysteine-rich domain-containing protein 3 gives rise to the protein MDQEDDKNSVDIHDNPPAPENVVREEGDTVYFIYDEEVEVEEKEPEPPPPIVRINDKPHKFKDHYCKKPKFCDVCARMIVLNNKFALRCKNCKTNIHHSCQSYVEFQKCFGKIPPGFRRAYSSPLYTSDIPDPNNPNRNDPVFDTLRVGVIMANKERKKNENDKKNMMMMMEEEEEENNQQPKENEEGGEGKPDDKKEKGGDKADEKSKGTFSQTHYYLALYRFKAIEKDDLDFHPGDRITVLDDSNEEWWRGKMGEKSGYFPTNYLIKVRASERVFKVTRSFVGNREMGQITLKKDQIVVKKGDEKGGYLKVSTGRKLGYFPANLLEEITVT